One Pseudomonadota bacterium genomic region harbors:
- the pseG gene encoding UDP-2,4-diacetamido-2,4,6-trideoxy-beta-L-altropyranose hydrolase: QNNFSVYPLPYGIDTEKDAELTGRVIEEETGHTDFLIIDHYGLDLSWEEYIRPYTEKIMVIDDFVNRRHACDILLNQNYGVEALMYNDLVPLKCRKLTGSSYVLLRNQFRDMRKKISPRNGEIKKIFIFFGGADPTNETKKAIEAVRLLDNPNVSCIILVGNSNPYRKEIESVCALLPKTVFCRQVYDVADLMAEADLAIGAGGSNTWERCCLGLPSMMIILAENQRLVVEKLATDGIAVNAGWYEDVTSLSLVKILKELFTDPKKLLDLSDKAFEIVDGKGASRVAKEMLQ, from the coding sequence TACAAAACAATTTCAGTGTCTATCCGCTTCCCTATGGAATTGATACCGAAAAGGACGCAGAGCTTACCGGCCGGGTCATTGAAGAGGAGACGGGACATACTGATTTTCTTATTATTGACCACTATGGTCTTGATTTGTCCTGGGAGGAATATATAAGACCATATACAGAAAAAATTATGGTTATTGATGATTTTGTCAACCGCAGGCATGCATGCGATATACTGCTTAATCAGAACTATGGAGTTGAAGCGCTGATGTATAACGATCTTGTGCCCCTGAAATGCAGAAAACTTACAGGTTCATCGTATGTACTTTTACGAAATCAATTCAGAGACATGCGAAAGAAGATTTCCCCACGTAACGGTGAGATTAAAAAAATATTCATTTTTTTCGGCGGAGCAGACCCGACAAATGAGACTAAAAAAGCTATCGAAGCAGTGAGGCTTCTTGATAATCCCAATGTCTCCTGTATCATACTGGTCGGAAATTCCAATCCTTACCGGAAAGAGATTGAAAGTGTCTGTGCTTTGTTGCCAAAAACAGTCTTTTGTCGGCAAGTATATGATGTTGCCGATCTTATGGCCGAAGCAGATCTTGCCATTGGTGCAGGTGGCAGTAATACCTGGGAGCGGTGTTGTCTTGGATTGCCGAGTATGATGATAATCCTTGCTGAAAACCAGCGATTAGTTGTCGAAAAGCTTGCCACGGATGGTATTGCAGTGAATGCGGGGTGGTATGAAGACGTTACATCTTTAAGCCTTGTAAAGATTTTGAAGGAACTTTTTACGGATCCTAAGAAACTGTTAGATTTGAGCGATAAGGCTTTTGAGATTGTTGACGGAAAGGGCGCCAGTAGAGTTGCCAAAGAAATGTTGCAATAG
- a CDS encoding GNAT family N-acetyltransferase: MTKIIGVITARILSNQFPPNMVMEDIAGKTSFAHHVERLSRVKGIDGIFLATSKNQENKPLIEEADKLGCGWYEGDEDDVVERHIALCEREGAEAVIRVTGNCPLFDIDSPTAFVKEFKRQYHDFIYVSNLSTIYGTLSELISYNALLEVHKHYEGAAVSLYIRKNMELFDTFGIEIDESLCRQEYRLILDKQPDLDIVRRIYNDLYKGSPLNLGEVYMWLDDNPEIAHINRDIKAHSINIQVANLMEKPVYSVISLGSRYIILDEQKRPIDQSELVKRLRAKITDKRIAHRGRKLDIRPANDGDAKDVFDWRNNPQVRKSSFNTNKIKWEQHEQWFNNKLQDPLVATYIFSSEEIKLGSIRFEEKDSGIWVSVMLNPGYVRKKLGAQLIKLATEKYIREKKPEKQIIAEVKANNIISNKTFLKAGYEESHIVYAFRQNEVV; the protein is encoded by the coding sequence ATGACTAAGATAATTGGAGTTATCACAGCACGAATATTGTCTAATCAATTTCCTCCGAATATGGTTATGGAGGATATTGCAGGCAAAACAAGTTTTGCCCACCATGTTGAAAGGTTAAGCCGAGTGAAAGGTATTGATGGTATTTTTCTTGCTACGTCGAAAAACCAAGAAAACAAACCCCTTATCGAAGAAGCTGATAAACTTGGTTGCGGTTGGTATGAAGGCGACGAGGATGATGTTGTTGAACGGCATATCGCATTATGTGAACGCGAAGGTGCTGAAGCGGTGATAAGAGTTACCGGTAATTGCCCGTTATTTGATATTGATAGCCCAACTGCTTTTGTTAAAGAGTTTAAAAGACAATATCATGATTTTATATATGTATCTAATTTATCAACTATTTATGGAACGCTTTCAGAACTCATATCATATAATGCCTTATTGGAAGTGCATAAGCACTATGAGGGGGCAGCGGTTAGCTTATATATTAGGAAAAATATGGAGTTATTTGACACTTTTGGAATTGAAATAGATGAAAGTCTTTGTCGGCAAGAATATAGGTTGATACTTGATAAGCAGCCCGATTTAGATATCGTAAGACGTATATATAATGATCTATATAAAGGCAGCCCGCTGAATTTGGGTGAAGTTTATATGTGGCTTGATGATAATCCAGAGATAGCCCATATTAATAGGGATATCAAAGCGCATAGTATTAATATCCAAGTAGCGAATCTGATGGAGAAGCCTGTTTATTCTGTAATCAGCTTAGGCAGCAGATATATAATCCTTGATGAACAAAAAAGACCTATTGATCAATCTGAATTGGTAAAACGCCTGAGAGCAAAGATTACAGATAAAAGAATTGCACATAGAGGTCGTAAGCTTGATATAAGACCTGCCAATGATGGAGATGCCAAGGATGTGTTTGATTGGAGAAATAATCCTCAAGTACGCAAAAGTTCTTTTAATACTAATAAAATAAAATGGGAACAACATGAACAATGGTTTAACAATAAATTGCAAGATCCCCTTGTTGCAACATATATATTTAGTTCCGAAGAAATAAAGTTGGGTTCAATACGTTTCGAAGAAAAGGACAGTGGAATCTGGGTTAGTGTTATGCTTAACCCTGGTTATGTCCGTAAAAAACTTGGAGCACAACTTATCAAACTTGCTACAGAAAAGTATATTCGTGAAAAGAAACCGGAAAAACAAATTATTGCCGAAGTTAAAGCTAACAA